One Hermetia illucens chromosome 4, iHerIll2.2.curated.20191125, whole genome shotgun sequence DNA segment encodes these proteins:
- the LOC119654293 gene encoding uncharacterized protein LOC119654293, which yields MDFLFTKDSKPTAQDFDMKDDVLDPKCSGDLMSEDWPSSSDNFLDSIINWDNDLLQIFDPPKGLESLDDISANIKREAQEYERSPYLENDYIETKASSKSPFVTAPISSNSSDSGLSSDNLDIEMSPEYEPLSPAMSSPGPSISERGEKNSPVRFDTSFSPTQQPPVQIVNNKRKIDVKPQVIVPRVQQYVTVSNASVIQPTGKFGQGKEIKIVKVSPHVFTQSNNKKVTIQLKNSQNGAKIQANPGTLFINKGNITEVKKLIRVQNAANPRSVLIPAPMQESKDLKGFKIINLTSLQKPNTANQIKFVQHLEELNNNFSVKKEKIIEECVSDQASDVDSFILEDNQDEGYDCEDLEAKLSDSEAPYPKLTLTTEEKRLLAKEGITLPSHYPLTKHEERELKRIRRKIRNKISAQDSRKRKKEYVDGLEERVRQCTEDNQTLLKRIKMLQTQNQNLVSQMKKLQALLSKGTNKTAQPTTCLMVLLLSLALIAAPNLKLGQNGKDSELADVVQETILQNRRNLLFNIKGQNTDVDEETNASDIPLSEISAERDYLNEMEDCKSNDVNGDEPACKKIKGEFEFDDQNWYNAKEIQRKSQMLLSNVAKSFQETMKSAQTSGFNINSHLLESLETLLDKDVLEMISPKSNGLYDLNMDKVTSFLNENAMVDVNSQQLYSENLAEKQNETDLRDMKKY from the exons ATGGATTTCCTATTTACAAAAGATAGTAAGCCGACGGCGCAGGATTTCGACATGAAAGACGACGTATTGGATCCAAAGTGCTCGGGCGACTTAATG tcaGAAGATTGGCCCTCAAGCTCCGACAACTTTCTTGATTCTATAATAAATTGGGACAACGACTTGCTACAAATATTCGACCCACCAAAGGGACTGGAATCTCTTGACGACATTTCGGCTAATATAAAACGTGAAGCACAAGAATATGAACGTTCGCCTTACTTGGAAAATGACTACATTGAAACAAAAGCATCATCAAAATCCCCATTTGTTACCGCACCGATATCAAGTAACTCCTCCGACAGCGGCTTATCATCAGATAATTTGGATAT TGAAATGAGCCCAGAATATGAACCACTTAGCCCGGCTATGTCCTCACCAGGACCATCCATAAGCGAAcgtggtgaaaagaattctccGGTACGATTCGATACTTCATTCAGTCCAACGCAACAACCACCAGTTCAGATTGTCaacaataaaaggaaaattgatGTGAAACCACAGGTCATTGTACCCAGAGTTCAACAATACGTTACAGTCTCGAATGCTAGTGTAATTCAACCCACAGGAAAATTTGGCCaaggaaaagaaataaaaatagttaAAGTGTCCCCGCATGTCTTTACACAGTCGAATAATAAGAAAGTTACAATACAATTGAAAAATTCACAGAATGGAGCCAAGATTCAGGCGAATCCAGGGACACTTTTTATCAATAAAGGAAATATTACTGAAG TGAAAAAACTTATTCGAGTACAAAACGCTGCCAATCCCCGTTCAGTGTTGATTCCCGCTCCCATGCAAGAAAGCAAAGATTTAAAAGGATTTAAGATAATAAATTTAACTTCGCTCCAAAAGCCGAACACTGCAAATCAGATAAAGTTCGTTCAGCATCTTGAGGAGCTTAACAATAATTTTTCGGTGAAGAAGGAGAAAATCATAG aggAATGTGTTTCCGATCAGGCATCAGACGTAGACAGTTTCATTCTTGAAGATAATCAAGATGAGGGATATGATTGCGAGGATTTGGAGGCGAAGCTCAGTGATTCAGAAGCTCCGTATCCGAAACTTACCTTGACAACGGAGGAGAAGCGGTTACTGGCAAAGGAAGGTATCACATTGCCCTCACACTATCCACTTACAAAACACGaggaacgcgagctaaaacgcATACGTCGAAAAATCCGCAACAAAATTTCCGCCCAGGATTCTCGTAAacgaaaaaaggaatacgtgGACGGACTAGAGGAGCGAGTCAGACAATGCACAGAAGACAATCAGACACTTTTGAAGCGAATAAAAATGCTACAAACACAAAATCAAAATCTAGTGTCACAAATGAAAAAGTTGCAAGCGCTTCTATCCAAAGGCACCAACAAAACCGCCCAGCCCACCACTTGTCTGATGGTACTTCTGCTAAGCTTGGCATTAATAGCAGCGCCGAACCTCAAACTTGGTCAAAATGGCAAGGACAGTGAATTGGCCGATGTTGTACAAGAAACCATCCTCCAAAACAGACGTAATCTGTTATTCAACATCAAAGGACAAAACACAGATGTCGACGAGGAGACAAATGCAAGCGATATCCCACTCAGTGAAATCAGTGCTGAACGTGATTACCTCAACGAGATGGAAGATTGCAAATCAAACGACGTAAACGGTGACGAACCTGCATGCAAGAAAATTAAAGGTGAATTCGAATTCGATGATCAGAACTGGTACAACGCTAAAGAAATTCAACGAAAATCACAAATGTTGCTGAGCAACGTTGCAAAATCCTTCCAAGAAACTATGAAATCAGCACAGACTAGTGGCTTTAACATAAACAGCCATCTACTGGAGAGCCTAGAAACGCTGCTTGACAAAGATGTTTTGGAAATGATTTCGCCAAAGTCCAACGGTCTCTACGATTTGAACATGGACAAAGTCACgagttttttaaatgaaaacgcAATGGTCGACGTTAATTCGCAACAACTGTACAGTGAAAATTTAGctgaaaaacaaaatgaaacggACTTGCGCGATATGAAAAAGTATTAA
- the LOC119654642 gene encoding uncharacterized protein LOC119654642: MFRVSNKLLNLTQALARQLSHNAPKAIPVESSNILASNIISQLNTDLEKLRITTPTSSYNSKKEIIDIPVISRIIENPRDSLINEIRDIIQPNRNQIIENPVNRTPGTEDGIQAARLIVIRRRKMKKHKLRKLRKKMKFEWAKVRQRREMRKEKRFQAGLLHRIKKAEAFSAEEYVTEKLRQANETPIPRLWKGKRLPQFIIKEKMGIK, translated from the exons ATGTTCCGCGTCAGTAATAAGTTACTAAACT TAACCCAAGCACTCGCCCGCCAACTAAGCCACAATGCCCCCAAAGCTATCCCGGTTGAAAGCAGTAACATACTAGCCTCGAACATAATTTCTCAACTCAACACAGACTTGGAAAAATTACGTATCACAACCCCGACAAGCAGCTACAATAGCAAAAAGGAAATCATCGACATCCCAGTAATTTCTCGTATCATAGAAAACCCCCGAGATTCACTCATCAATGAAATCCGTGACATAATCCAACCAAATCGGAATCAGATCATCGAAAATCCAGTGAATCGAACGCCAGGTACCGAAGATGGAATTCAAGCCGCTCGATTAATCGTGATTCGACGACGAAAAATGAAGAAACATAAATTGCGTAAACTACGCAAGAAGATGAAGTTTGAATGGGCTAAG GTGAGACAACGACGTGAGATGCGGAAAGAGAAACGTTTCCAAGCTGGTCTGTTGCATCGTATAAAGAAAGCCGAAGCATTCTCGGCTGAAGAGTATGTAACTGAGAAGTTGAGACAAGCGAATGAAACACCCATCCCACGACTTTGGAAGGGCAAGCGTCTGCCTCAGTTTATTATTAAAGAGAAAATGGGTATCAAGTGA